The DNA segment AGGCCGTAGGCCGCGATCATGTCGGCGGGAGTCACTGCGAAATTCACGGGTGCATCCTAGCGTGGCAATCCGGTACACACGTCGGTCACGAGAGGCTGAGCTTCTTCTTCAAGCCGTTGAGGTACTGGGTGTGTTCCTTGTTGGTGGTCTTCCCGGTGGCGTCGTAATAATCCGCCGCATGTGTCACCTTGAGGTCCGATCCGAAATGGTAATCGAGCCAGCGTGAGCAGACCGGATTCTTTCGGCAGGGTTCCCGTTCGGTGAATATCTCCTGGAGTCTTTCCTTGTTTCCCGAGTGCAGGATGGGGAAACCTATCATCCGCTCGGAATGGCCGCGCTTGTTGCTGTAGCCGACGAGGATCGACTCCCGGCCGTCCGCGTCGAGGTAGCGGCCGGCCGCGTAGTTCGTTCCCCCGCCGTCCTTGCGGGCCACCCGGGCCGCCTGGGTCGCCTGGGCGAGGTCGTTGCCGGAAGGGTCCTTCAGCTTCTGGGAGTTCGCCCTTCCCGGATGCTTGCTCTCGGCGTGGAACTCCTTCTTCTCCTGCGCCGTGCTGGGCAGGTAGAAGCGGCCGTCGTCGCCGACGATCCCGGTCAGGCGCTTCTTGTCGTGGTCGTCGAGGGTCGCGGTGCCGCCGTCGGAGTGGAGCTTTTGCACCGAGCCGTCCGCGTGCAGGAGATAGGTGCGCGTCTCGGCGTCCTCGCCGTCCTTCCCCGTCTTGACCCGCTTGGCCGCCCGCCCGACCTCGTCGTCCGTGTCCCGGTGCAGGCGGGAGACCGCCTTCGTGCGGTCCGGGACCGTCTTCGCCAGGTGGTGGCCGATCTTGTCGACGGCCTTCGCGCAGCCGTGCAGTCCGCCTTCCAGGATCGAGTCGAAGGTCTGGGTGAAGGGGTCCTTGCCGTGGGTGCGGCCGAAGGCGCCCTTGGCCCGGCCGAGCGCGGCGGAGCTGTTCAGGTGGAGTTCGCCGCCGTGGAAGGAGAGCTTGCCCGCGCCGCTCTCGAACTCCTCGTGGTCGATGTGGAGGTCTCCCATGCCCGGGCTCCCGGAGGCGGAGGCCAGTTCCATGGCGCCCGCGCCGCCCGCCGAGGCCAGCTGCATGCCGCCGTGGCCGCCCCCGTGGCCGCCCCCGCCGGGAGCGCCGCCGGGGCCGGGCGGCAGGGAGAAGGCGCCCTCCGCCAGGTTGAGGACCATGTCCTCGACCATCGCCTCCAGCTTGGCGTTGACCGGCTCGGTGACCCGGGCGATCAGCTCGTCCACGATCCGGTCCACGGCCTCGTCGATGAGCCGCTTCACGACCTGGCGTAACGCGGTGACCTCGGCCGCCCCGACGAGGGCGGAGAGGCCGCCGGTGAAGACCGCGAGAGCGGCTGATGCGCCGACCGTCCCCGCCATCACGGCGAGTTCGGCTTCGGCCTTGGTCTTCATGCCGAAGATGATGTCCGCGATGATGTCGCACGCGTCGGCGAACAGCCGGGCCAGCTCGGGGACCTTGTCCAGATGCCCGGCCTTGACCTGGGACCAGTGCTTCTCCATCGAGTCGACGGCCCACCCGTGCGAGGTGGTGAGGATGCGCTCCACGGCCTTGTGGGCGTCGGCACCATGGCCCTCGAACTTGTCGGCGAAGTCCCGCATGGCGGTGGCCATTTCGCGGTAGTCGTCCTCGTCGACGTTCGGGAAGTTGATACCGATGAAGTCCAGTACGTCGTCCAGCCAGCCCGGCAGCGTGTAGCCCATACCCGCGACGCCCCCATCTCCTGATCGTCGTACGAGTACGAAAACCCTAACCGGAGAACGGGCTTCAGACGCAAGGGCGTTCGAGCTCCAGTGCATGGTTGTGACAACCCGCACAGCACAACGACAGCATGGAGAAGGTGAGTTCAGCGTGGGTCGAGTGCCACGAGCGCCTCGTCCATGCCGACCAGCAGCACCCCGGAGTCCGTCAGGGCCAGCGAGCGCACCGGCGGCCCGGGGGCGAAGGTCCGGGCCGGCTCCTCGCCGTCCGGGGCGTGGAGTTCCACGGTCCCGTCGGCCCAGGCCACGGCCAGCGACAGTCCCCGCTCCGTCGTCGTGGCGGCGAGGGCCGTCACCGGACACGGCCGGGTGAGGACCGGGGTCTCCAGCGGCTGGGCCGAGGGACCCCAGGACCGCACGCTGCCGTCCAGGCCGCCGCTGTAGAGCAGCGGCACGCCCGGACCGCCCACGGACACCGGCAGATCCAGCGCCGCCAGCGCGGTCACCGGACCCTCGTGCAGGGCGGCGGTCCTCGGGCCGCTGTCGCCGGGGAGGAAGGCGTGGGCCCGGCCCGACGCGTCGGCCACCGCGAGGAAAGTCCCGCTCGCCGCCAGCGCCGTGCCGGGATGTTCCTTCAGGTGGGCGTTCACGTCGTCCACCAGGCGTTCCAGCGGCGTCGGGCCGTCGTCGAGCAGGGCCGCGATACCCGTGGCCGGGGCTGCGCCGGGCCGCAGGTGCAGCGCGCCGTCGCCGTCCAGCCCGAGCACCGCGCCGTCCGCCCCGACGGCGAGCCCGCGCGGCCGGTGGAGCGTCTGCGCCAGGCGGCCCACCGGCACGGCGTCCGCCTCGGCGGCGACACGGATCGTTCCCTGGTGGTCGGCGACCAGCAGTTTCCCGGCCAGTTCGCCGCGCCCGGCCGCCAGCGCGCGGGCCGGTCCCGGCCACGGCGGGCGCACGTCGCCGCGCACCCGGCGCCACACCACCCGCCACGCGGCGGCCCCGGCCAGGTCCGCCAGGGTCCGCGGATGACGCGGATCGGTGTCGTCGCCCAGGGCCGCGTGAAGGGCGACGGCACGCTCGGCGGGCTCCTCGGTGTGCGTCAGCGCCGGACCGGCCCGCAGCCAGGCCGCCCGCAGGCCGCCGTGGTCCCCGTCGGACCGCTCGAAGAGCCGGGTCACCTGCCACGGATCGGCGGCGCACAGGGCGGCCGGGTCGTCCAGGTCCGGCGCGG comes from the Streptomyces sp. NBC_00820 genome and includes:
- a CDS encoding WXG100-like domain-containing protein, coding for MGYTLPGWLDDVLDFIGINFPNVDEDDYREMATAMRDFADKFEGHGADAHKAVERILTTSHGWAVDSMEKHWSQVKAGHLDKVPELARLFADACDIIADIIFGMKTKAEAELAVMAGTVGASAALAVFTGGLSALVGAAEVTALRQVVKRLIDEAVDRIVDELIARVTEPVNAKLEAMVEDMVLNLAEGAFSLPPGPGGAPGGGGHGGGHGGMQLASAGGAGAMELASASGSPGMGDLHIDHEEFESGAGKLSFHGGELHLNSSAALGRAKGAFGRTHGKDPFTQTFDSILEGGLHGCAKAVDKIGHHLAKTVPDRTKAVSRLHRDTDDEVGRAAKRVKTGKDGEDAETRTYLLHADGSVQKLHSDGGTATLDDHDKKRLTGIVGDDGRFYLPSTAQEKKEFHAESKHPGRANSQKLKDPSGNDLAQATQAARVARKDGGGTNYAAGRYLDADGRESILVGYSNKRGHSERMIGFPILHSGNKERLQEIFTEREPCRKNPVCSRWLDYHFGSDLKVTHAADYYDATGKTTNKEHTQYLNGLKKKLSLS